In Oncorhynchus clarkii lewisi isolate Uvic-CL-2024 chromosome 16, UVic_Ocla_1.0, whole genome shotgun sequence, one genomic interval encodes:
- the LOC139368180 gene encoding conserved oligomeric Golgi complex subunit 7-like encodes MDFSKFLDDDFDVKDWVNGAFKMQKDVPGKADAHAATLVMKLQLFIQEVNNAIEESSNQALQNMPRVLRDVEALKQEASFLKEQMVLVKEDIRKFEQDTVQSMQVLVELDQVKSRMHLASDALQEADKWSTLSADIEETFKTQDMAVISSKLTAMQNSLAMLVDTPDYSEKCVHLEALKNRLEALASPQIVATFNSMSVDQAKLFVKVFTEIDRMPQLLAYYYKCHKGQLVSVWQDLSQSELSLNQQLAEFYDTLLSTWHSQLQWSIQVFKNPYEVVTVLLIQTLGAMVPSIPVCLSTAMERAPQEQRLDTLLELHHTAATFGRSLAQAMLPHLGENNLLKVNELVSALYDPYKPYQLQYGDLEESHLLIQISAVPLERGEVIDCVEELSHSVGKLFGLAGAAVDRCVKLTDGLALCGLLKALKALFAKYVSDFSTTLQSVRKKCRLEDMPSAAVFQEDWTAFQNSVRIIATCGELLRQCGAYELQLSNKILATAGKYLSESYSPRSLAGIQEASSTERKASGRNPWQEYNYLQRGNMSEYNSLMGLLYSLKEKGTGNSSLLAEPRVALTRLNQQANQLAFDSVFLQIKHQLCLVSKMESRDAGGFGESYAEDLPTFSLSPQEYITNIGQYIMSLPLHLEPFVTQEDPALELALHAGKLPFPPEQGDDLPELDNTADYWLGSIARATMQTYCDAILLIPELTAHSTKQLATDIDYLSNVMDALGLQPSRTLQQIVTLLRAKPEEYRQTAKLLPRRLVSTIAALRGLDH; translated from the exons ATGGACTTTTCCAAATTTCTGGACGATGATTTCGACGTGAAGGACTGGGTGAATGGGGCCTTCAAGATGCAGAAGGATGTGCCTGGGAAGGCAGATGCACACGCGGCAACGCTGGTCATGAAACTGCAGTTGTTCATCCAGGAAGTCAACAATGCAATAGAGG AGAGCAGTAACCAGGCCCTGCAGAACATGCCCAGAGTGCTGCGGGACGTGGAGGCCCTGAAGCAGGAAGCGTCATTCCTGAAGGAGCAGATGGTCCTTGTCAAAGAGGACATCAGGAAATTTGAGCAGGACACTGTTCAGTCCATGCAG GTCTTGGTTGAGCTCGATCAGGTCAAGTCTCGGATGCATCTAGCCTCCGATGCACTACAGGAGGCAGACAAATGGAGCACGCTCAGTGCAGACATCGAGGAGACCTTCAAGACACAG GACATGGCTGTAATCTCTTCTAAACTGACCGCCATGCAGAACAGCCTGGCTATGCTGGTGGACACACCAGACTACTCTGAGAAATGTGTGCACCTGGAGGCTCTGAAGAACAGGCTGGAGGCCTTGGCCAGCCCCCAGATAGTAGCCACCTTCAACTCCATGTCTGTAG ACCAAGCCAAGCTCTTTGTGAAAGTCTTCACAGAGATCGACCGAATGCCACAGCTTCTTGCCTACTACTACAAGTGTCATAAG ggtCAGCTGGTGAGTGTGTGGCAGGACCTGTCTCAGAGTGAGCTGAGTCTAAATCAGCAGCTGGCTGAGTTCTACGACACCTTGCTCTCCACCTGGCACTCCCAGCTACAGTGGAGCATCCAg GTGTTTAAGAACCCATACGAGGTGGTGACAGTGCTGCTGATCCAGACCCTGGGGGCCATGGTGCCCTCCATCCCTGTGTGTCTGAGCACGGCCATGGAGCGCGCCCCCCAGGAGCAGCGGCTGGACACCCTGCTGGAGCTCCACCACACCGCTGCCACCTTCGGCAGAAGCCTGGCGCAGGCCATGTTGCCTCACCTGG GCGAGAACAACCTGCTGAAGGTGAATGAGCTGGTCAGTGCCCTGTACGACCCCTACAAACCCTACCAGCTGCAGTATGGAGACCTGGAGGAGTCCCACCTCCTCATTCAGATCAGCGCCGTGCCCCTG GAGCGTGGTGAGGTGATAGACTGTGTAGAGGAGCTGAGTCACTCAGTGGGGAAGCTGTTTGGCCTGGCCGGTGCTGCTGTTGACCGCTGTGTCAAACTGACTGACGGCCTGGCCTTGTGTGGCCTCCTCAAGGCCCTCAAAGCCCTCTTCGCCAA GTATGTGTCAGACTTCTCCACTACTCTGCAGTCAGTCAGGAAGAAGTGCAGGTTGGAGGACATGCCCAGTGCTGCGGTGTTCCAAGAGGATTGGACTGCCTTCCAGAACTCGGTCAG GATCATTGCCACCTGTGGGGAGTTGCTGAGACAGTGTGGGGCCTATGAGCTGCAGCTGTCAAACAA GATCCTGGCCACGGCGGGGAAGTACCTGTCTGAGTCGTACAGCCCTAGGAGCCTGGCGGGCATCCAGGAAGCCAGCTCCACAGAGAGGAAGGCAAGCGGCAGGAACCCCTGGCAGGAGTATAACTACCTGCAGAGGGGCAACATGTCAGAGTACAACAGCCTGATGGGGCTGCTCTACTCCCTCAAG GAGAAGGGGACAGGTAACTCCAGTCTTCTGGCTGAGCCCCGAGTGGCTCTGACCCGTCTCAACCAGCAGGCCAACCAGCTGGCCTTCGACTCGGTCTTCCTGCAGATCAAACATCAACTCTGCTTGGTCTCCAAAAtggag AGCCGAGACGCAGGAGGTTTTGGAGAGAGCTATGCTGAAGACCTGCCTACCTTCAGCTTGTCCCCACAGGAGTACATCACCAAT ATAGGACAGTACATCATGTCTCTGCCGCTCCACTTGGAGCCCTTTGTGACGCAAGAAGACCCGGCGCTGGAGTTGGCCCTGCACGCAGGAAAGCTGCCTTTCCCTCCTGAGCAAG GTGATGACCTTCCGGAGCTGGACAACACAGCAGACTACTGGCTGGGCTCCATCGCCAGGGCGACCATGCAAACGTACTGTGACGCCATCCTGCTCATCCCAGAGCTCACGGCCCACTCCACCAAACAGCTGGCCACCGACATCG ACTATCTGAGCAACGTTATGGACGCATTGGGCCTgcagccctccaggacacttcAGCAGATAGTGACCCTGCTGAGGGCCAAGCCAGAGGAGTACAGACAGACGGCCAAACTGCTGCCCCGCAGACTGGTGTCCACCATCGCTGCCCTGAGAGGGCTGGACCACTGA